Proteins encoded by one window of Pseudostreptobacillus hongkongensis:
- a CDS encoding thioredoxin family protein, with product MATFKEYLKFTDKIEYRDRQIAAMRGVNIDEDIIEELSSIGEKKTFLVFAHPECPDCTRFVAVLETLAKYIPFVEIDYRLRSLEKELLLSLNPEGKIPSVFLVDGIKITKILSEYPDSIKKMIYSDVNIKNKYHLGEYDGVIIETILNAIREK from the coding sequence GTGGCTACATTTAAAGAGTATTTAAAATTTACAGATAAGATAGAATATAGAGATAGACAAATAGCAGCAATGAGAGGAGTAAATATAGATGAAGATATAATAGAAGAATTATCATCTATAGGTGAAAAAAAGACATTTTTAGTTTTTGCACATCCAGAGTGTCCAGATTGTACTCGTTTTGTAGCAGTTCTTGAAACGCTTGCCAAATATATACCTTTTGTTGAAATTGATTATAGATTAAGATCTCTTGAAAAAGAATTACTATTATCACTTAATCCTGAAGGTAAAATACCTAGTGTTTTTTTAGTTGATGGAATTAAAATTACAAAAATTTTATCAGAATATCCTGATAGTATAAAAAAAATGATATATTCAGATGTTAATATTAAAAATAAATATCATTTGGGTGAATATGACGGGGTTATAATAGAAACTATACTTAATGCAATAAGAGAAAAATAA